The Amycolatopsis umgeniensis DNA segment GTGGCCAGTGGCGACCACCGGTTCCTCACCGGGCGCGGGTGGAAGCACGTCACGGGCTCCCGCTTCGGCGCGGCGCAGCGGCCGCATCTGGTCGGGGGCACCGAACTCGTCGGGGTCGGGAAGCTGACCCGAACCCCGGACGACACCATCGGCTACCGCGCCGGGTTCCTGTGCGGAATGCTGCGGTCCGGGGGATTCTCGGCCGAACAGGCCGCGGCGGACAGGGCGCTCAAGTACTTGCCGGACTTCGGCGCGTCGGTCGGCTTCGTGCAGGTGCCGTCGTCGCCGGATTCCCACTGGCAGCGGGGTTTCCTGGCCGGGCTGTTCGATCTCGCCGGTAGTTACCGGCACGGCGCGCTGCGCGTCACCCACGACGAACAGGACATCGTCTCCACCTTCTGTGCCGCGCTCGACAACTTCGGTTTCCGTTACGTGAAGACCGAAAACGCCAAATTCCGTCCGTTGTGGACGGTGCAGCTGCTCGGTGGGCCTTCGGAGGAGATGCGTTTCTTCCATCTCGCCGATCCCGCCGTCGGCTGGAAAAGGTCGCTCGACGGTCTCGCCATCGGACGCACCAGGCGGAAGGTGGCGTCCGTCGAGGCGCTCGGCATCGAGCTGCCGCTGTTCGACATCACCACCGGCACCGGCGACTTCATCGCCGACGGCATGGTCACGCACAACTGCTTCGCGCGGAACACCCACACGTACCTGGATTTCGACGCCGGACGTGACTTCGACACGCAGGTGATCGTCAAGGTCAACGCGCCCGAAGTGCTGGCCGCGCAACTGCGCCGGCCGAGCTGGACGCGCGAGCACGTCGCGATGGGCACGAACACCGATCCCTATCAGCGCGCCGAAGGCCGGTACGAGCTGATGCCGCGCATCATCACCGCGCTGGCGGATTCGGGGACGCCACTGTCCATCCTGACCAAGGGGACCGTGCTGGCCAGGGACCTGCCGCTGCTGGAATCGGTGTCGAAGGACGTGCCCGCCGGGCTGGCGATCTCGCTCGCGCTGCTCGACGAGGATCTGCAACGCCGTCTCGAACCGGGGACGCCGACCCCGAGGGCGAGGCTCGACCTGATCCGCAAGGCGCGGGACGCGGGCCTCCCGTGTTCGGTGCTGGTCGCCCCGGTGCTGCCGTACCTGACCGACACGGCGGAGGCGCTCGACGCCTTGTTCGCGCGGCTGGCCGAGGCGGGCGCCACACGCGTCACCGTCCTCCCGTTGCATCTGCGGCCGGGCGCGCGGGAATGGTTCGCGCGCTGGCTCGGCCGGGAACATCCGGAACTGGTGCCGAAATACCGCGAGCTGTACTCGCGCGGCGCCTATCTCCCGAAGTCCTATCGGGAGCGGTTGGGAACCCGCGTCGGCCCGTTGCTGCGGCGTCACGGCTTCGGTTCCCGTGCGGACGACGGGGACCGGATGCAGGTGACGATGCCCGTGCAGCGCGCCGCCGAGCCGGTCTTGCCGCCCGCGGAACAGCTCAAGCTGCTGTGAGGCTTGGGTGCCGGTTCGCGGTCAGGGCGAGGGCGTGACTCGCGTGATCAGGGTCCGCACTCGCGTGATCAGAGACGGGACTCACGTGACTGGAGGCCGCACTCGTGTGTGCGGTCTCTGATCACGTGAGATCCGTGCCCAATCACACGAGTCCCGTCTCTGATCACGCGAGTGCGGTGCCGAGCCACTCCGGCCTGGCTCAAGACTCGTGAGTGGAAAGTGACGTTCTCACGCGATTTGCC contains these protein-coding regions:
- a CDS encoding intein-containing Rv2578c family radical SAM protein yields the protein MRWDGQRADGGEPVLPGLDGLRRSVRAPEFGGVTFHEVHAKSVLNKVPEGSGVPFGWTVNPYRGCSHACTYCLEGGTPVLMADGRTKPLADLVPGDTIYGTRGRGAGRRLVPTEVLAHWSTLKPAYRLTLDDGTSIVASGDHRFLTGRGWKHVTGSRFGAAQRPHLVGGTELVGVGKLTRTPDDTIGYRAGFLCGMLRSGGFSAEQAAADRALKYLPDFGASVGFVQVPSSPDSHWQRGFLAGLFDLAGSYRHGALRVTHDEQDIVSTFCAALDNFGFRYVKTENAKFRPLWTVQLLGGPSEEMRFFHLADPAVGWKRSLDGLAIGRTRRKVASVEALGIELPLFDITTGTGDFIADGMVTHNCFARNTHTYLDFDAGRDFDTQVIVKVNAPEVLAAQLRRPSWTREHVAMGTNTDPYQRAEGRYELMPRIITALADSGTPLSILTKGTVLARDLPLLESVSKDVPAGLAISLALLDEDLQRRLEPGTPTPRARLDLIRKARDAGLPCSVLVAPVLPYLTDTAEALDALFARLAEAGATRVTVLPLHLRPGAREWFARWLGREHPELVPKYRELYSRGAYLPKSYRERLGTRVGPLLRRHGFGSRADDGDRMQVTMPVQRAAEPVLPPAEQLKLL